The proteins below come from a single Cannabis sativa cultivar Pink pepper isolate KNU-18-1 chromosome 3, ASM2916894v1, whole genome shotgun sequence genomic window:
- the LOC115711492 gene encoding peroxisome biogenesis protein 3-2 yields the protein MLSSLRDFWRRHKKKVFVSAGVLGSGYVLYKLYNAHRQRLDDLERELANERKRVDEFVKDQLQSHFENIQRIADTTTLPHAIQFLSSRIEEELRLSHLTDRLMQGKGQPNNLTSSEKLELWDKLKYLSFTRMVLSLWTMTLLSLYIRVQVNILGRHLYIDTARHIGSIHSLDDGDLIDRDDQQKFLACADFLSTNGLSALISNMQAAVTDVIKGKQLRDFFDTTVLHETIVQILDTFKSIRSPHLWVDFLMPDDAHVRELDASSSSDEAGISDFTKFDLLMLETRAVISSAKFTNVAEVALKSVVNELIKEIGIQCGEDNLSTGMPLARLLARVTHVGPILLDEPSKNKFIEAIKNEPEVEMLFTALYSNADVLD from the exons ATGCTCTCCTCATTAAG GGACTTTTGGAGAAGACATAAGAAGAAGGTTTTTGTTTCAGCCGGGGTTTTAGGAAGTGGGTATGTTTTGTATAAGCTATATAATGCTCATAGACAAAGGCTTGATGATCTGGAAAGAGAACTTGCCAATGAAAGGAAAAGAGTTGATGAATTTGTCAAAGACCA ATTGCAATCTCATTTTGAGAACATCCAGAGAATAGCTGATACGACTACATTACCACACGCGATACAATTTCTAAGCAGTCGAATAGAAGAAGAGTTGCGGCTTTCTCACCTTACTGATAGGCTAATGCAAGGGAAGGGTCAGCCAAATAATTTGACATCTTCAGAGAAACTTGAGTTATGggataaacttaaatatttga GCTTCACAAGAATGGTGCTCTCATTATGGACAATGACATTATTAAGCTTATATATCAGAGTTCAGGTCAATATATTGGGGAGACATTTGTATATTGATACTGCTCGTCATATCGGAAGTATCCATTCTCTT GATGATGGTGATCTCATTGACAGGGATGACCAACAGAAGTTTCTGGCTTGTGCTGATTTTCTTTCTACTAATGGCCTATCTGCATTGATTTCAAATATGCAGGCAGCAGTAACAGATGTTATCAAAGG AAAACAGTTGCGGGATTTCTTCGACACGACAGTTCTTCACGAAACTATTGTGCAAATACTTGACACCTTCAAGAGCATAAGAAGTCCCCATCTTTGGGTGGATTTCTTAATGCCTGACGATGCTCATGTACGAGAGCTTGATGCATCCTCCAGCAGTGACGAAGCGGGTATCTCGGATTTTACCAAATTTGACCTTCTTATGTTAGAGACAAGAGCGGTGATATCGAG TGCCAAATTCACAAATGTTGCTGAAGTTGCACTTAAATCAGTGGTGAATGAATTGATCAAAGAGATAGGAATTCAATGTGGAGAAGACAATCTATCAACCGGGATGCCACTCGCTAGGTTATTGGCGCGTGTCACTCACGTGGGTCCGATTCTACTCGATGAACCGAGCAAAAACAAGTTCATTGAAGCCATTAAAAATGAACCAGAAGTGGAAATGTTATTCACTGCCCTCTACTCAAATGCAGATGTATTAGATTAG